From the genome of Candidatus Methylopumilus turicensis, one region includes:
- a CDS encoding primosomal protein N': MQKNILQIALDVPLDRLFDYLDGGVDVQIGQRVVVPFGTRKVVGVVVGISETSEFAIEKLKSIVQVFDGEPPIDADTFVLLRFCADYYQYPFGQALLASLPTRLRQIEPAVSRKQFLYKLTPEGLQASIDEIPSRQVVQRKIFLALQQGSLTEATLKDISASWRPAIESFRDKGWIQAEQVLAGFKSSNQAVPPPVLNEEQTFAVNQVIESTNTFKPFLLHGITGSGKTEVYMQILQQILTDPDSQALVLVPEINLTPQLEARFRNRLPHFPLVSLHSNLSESERLQNWRLAQSGQARIIIGTRLAVFTPIPNLKVVLVDEEHDGSYKQQDSMRYHARDVAMVRAQRNQVPIVMGSATPALESWQNAQTGKYTLLSLNSRAVAQSALPNIRCLDTTKLESENGLTPVLVNAMRERLDRGEQSLLFINRRGYSPVLLCSACHWIAPCMRCSSRLVVHLKQGRLRCHHCGHEQKMVRQCPSCGNADLHPTGHGTQRLEETLKQLFPSARIQRVDRDSTSRKEALNDILNAVHANEIDILIGTQMLAKGHDFPNLTLVGVIDTDSALFSPDFRAAERLFAQLMQVSGRAGRAEKVGEVLIQTAFPSHHLFNALRSQDYPAYAQTLLQEREMAQFPPFCYLALLRAESSNYRDVEAFLNFAFELARSLSQQVLTYDPMRAQMEKLKGMERGQILMQATQRGALQKLLASLTPQLRASKLAAKVRWSVDVDPMEF; the protein is encoded by the coding sequence ATGCAAAAAAACATCCTTCAAATTGCCCTGGACGTTCCCCTAGACCGATTGTTCGATTATCTCGATGGTGGTGTTGACGTTCAAATCGGCCAGCGCGTCGTCGTACCGTTTGGTACGCGTAAGGTCGTGGGTGTGGTGGTGGGCATTAGCGAAACGAGTGAGTTTGCCATTGAAAAACTTAAATCCATCGTCCAGGTCTTTGACGGTGAGCCGCCAATCGACGCGGATACTTTTGTCTTATTAAGATTTTGTGCAGATTATTATCAATATCCATTTGGTCAGGCTTTATTAGCAAGCTTACCGACAAGGCTTAGACAAATTGAGCCTGCTGTTTCACGAAAACAGTTTCTATATAAACTGACCCCTGAGGGTCTTCAGGCAAGTATTGATGAAATCCCTAGTCGGCAAGTGGTGCAACGAAAAATTTTCCTCGCGCTTCAACAAGGGTCGCTGACTGAAGCTACGCTTAAAGATATTTCAGCCAGCTGGCGCCCTGCAATCGAATCTTTTCGAGATAAGGGCTGGATACAGGCAGAGCAAGTGTTAGCAGGTTTTAAATCTAGCAACCAAGCTGTTCCGCCCCCCGTGCTTAATGAAGAACAAACCTTTGCAGTCAATCAGGTAATTGAAAGCACCAATACCTTTAAGCCGTTTCTACTCCATGGCATTACGGGTAGCGGTAAAACTGAAGTTTATATGCAGATTCTGCAGCAAATTTTGACCGATCCTGACAGCCAGGCGCTGGTGCTTGTCCCAGAGATTAATCTGACCCCACAGTTAGAAGCGCGCTTCAGAAATAGATTGCCACATTTCCCCCTGGTCTCTCTGCACAGCAATCTTAGCGAGAGCGAGCGCTTACAGAATTGGCGCTTGGCACAGTCAGGACAAGCTAGAATTATCATCGGAACGCGTTTAGCGGTCTTTACGCCTATTCCCAATTTGAAAGTTGTTTTAGTGGACGAAGAGCACGATGGCTCTTATAAACAGCAAGACAGCATGCGCTACCATGCCCGTGATGTAGCCATGGTGCGTGCACAGCGCAATCAAGTGCCGATTGTGATGGGGAGTGCAACCCCAGCGCTAGAGTCTTGGCAGAACGCGCAAACAGGTAAATATACCTTACTCAGTTTAAATAGCCGAGCCGTTGCACAGTCAGCGTTACCCAATATTCGATGTCTTGATACCACTAAACTTGAAAGTGAGAATGGACTCACCCCGGTGCTGGTGAATGCCATGCGTGAGCGCTTAGATCGCGGTGAGCAAAGCCTGTTATTTATTAATCGGCGCGGATACTCGCCGGTCTTGCTATGCAGTGCCTGTCACTGGATTGCGCCTTGCATGCGCTGTAGCAGTCGTTTAGTTGTTCACCTCAAACAAGGCCGTTTACGTTGTCATCATTGTGGCCATGAGCAAAAGATGGTTCGTCAGTGTCCGAGTTGTGGCAATGCAGATTTGCATCCAACTGGGCATGGTACGCAGCGTTTGGAAGAGACCCTTAAGCAGCTTTTCCCCAGTGCTAGAATTCAACGCGTCGATCGCGACAGCACCAGTCGTAAAGAAGCGCTAAATGATATTTTGAATGCTGTTCATGCGAACGAAATTGATATTTTAATTGGCACGCAGATGTTGGCGAAAGGGCATGATTTTCCCAACCTCACCCTAGTCGGCGTGATTGATACCGACAGCGCATTATTCAGTCCTGATTTTAGAGCCGCTGAGCGTTTGTTTGCACAACTGATGCAAGTATCAGGTCGCGCTGGGCGTGCCGAAAAAGTAGGTGAAGTGCTGATACAAACTGCATTTCCAAGTCATCATTTGTTTAATGCGCTGCGTAGCCAGGATTATCCTGCTTATGCACAAACTCTTTTGCAGGAACGTGAAATGGCACAGTTCCCACCCTTCTGTTATTTAGCTTTATTGCGTGCAGAGTCGAGCAACTATCGTGATGTGGAAGCTTTTCTAAACTTCGCCTTTGAGCTTGCGCGCAGCCTGAGTCAGCAGGTGCTGACCTATGACCCAATGCGTGCACAAATGGAAAAGCTAAAGGGGATGGAGCGTGGTCAAATACTCATGCAAGCTACTCAGCGCGGCGCCTTGCAGAAGTTACTCGCTTCTCTAACGCCGCAATTAAGGGCAAGTAAATTGGCGGCGAAAGTGCGCTGGAGTGTGGACGTTGATCCGATGGAGTTTTAG
- the argS gene encoding arginine--tRNA ligase: MKAHLTELLAEAAKSLTQNADFDASNLAIQLERPKNKDHGDFSTNLAMLLAKPLRQNPRAIAESLIQALPSSAYVEKVEIAGAGFINFYLGANAKQAIIGLIAAEGEKFGHNNIGQGRKVQVEFVSANPTGPLHVGHGRGAAVGDCLARLLDANGWAVTREFYYNDAGVQIDNLTHSVQLRCRGITPDDPLWPEAGYRGDYIADVAKAYLNKETIVADDMSVTATGDVEDAESIRAFSVAYLRHEQDLDLRAFQIKFDVFSLESALYTDGKVESTVQNLIASGHTYEQDDALWLRTTDFGDDKDRVMRKTDGGYTYFVPDVAYHLDKWNRGFDRVINEQGADHHSTITRVRAGLQALNVGIPQGWPDYVLHQMVTVMRGGEEVKLSKRAGSYVTLRDLIEEVGCDATRYFLAARRADSQLIFDIDLARAQTNDNPVYYIQYAHARICSVLAQWAGDASSLPTVDLSPLNSAHDAALMQRLSEFPEVVENSATDLAPHTIANYLKDLASDLHSFYNEHKILVEDETTKLARLALVSATQQVLRNGLRLLGVSAPNKM; the protein is encoded by the coding sequence TTGAAAGCACATCTTACCGAATTACTAGCCGAAGCCGCAAAAAGCTTAACGCAAAACGCTGATTTTGATGCGTCTAATTTAGCGATTCAGCTCGAGCGCCCAAAAAATAAAGACCATGGCGACTTCTCAACGAACTTGGCCATGTTGCTTGCGAAACCACTACGCCAAAATCCACGCGCGATTGCAGAAAGCTTAATTCAAGCGCTACCAAGTTCTGCTTATGTTGAAAAAGTAGAAATCGCTGGCGCGGGTTTTATTAATTTCTATCTTGGCGCCAACGCAAAACAAGCCATCATTGGCTTAATTGCTGCAGAAGGCGAAAAATTTGGTCATAACAATATCGGCCAAGGTCGAAAAGTACAAGTTGAATTTGTTTCAGCAAATCCAACAGGACCGCTGCACGTAGGCCATGGCCGAGGCGCTGCCGTTGGTGATTGCTTAGCCCGATTGCTTGATGCCAATGGCTGGGCTGTGACACGTGAATTTTACTACAACGATGCAGGTGTGCAGATTGATAATCTGACGCACTCCGTTCAGCTGCGCTGTCGCGGTATTACGCCAGATGATCCGCTATGGCCAGAAGCTGGCTATCGTGGCGACTATATCGCTGATGTTGCTAAGGCATACTTGAATAAAGAAACCATCGTTGCTGACGACATGAGTGTCACCGCAACTGGCGATGTTGAGGATGCTGAATCTATTCGCGCATTTTCTGTGGCTTATTTGCGACACGAACAAGATTTAGATTTACGTGCATTCCAAATTAAATTTGATGTGTTTTCACTTGAGTCTGCGCTATACACAGACGGCAAAGTCGAAAGCACCGTACAAAACTTAATCGCTAGTGGCCACACCTACGAGCAAGACGATGCGCTTTGGCTACGTACCACTGACTTTGGTGATGACAAAGACCGTGTCATGCGCAAAACAGATGGTGGCTATACTTACTTTGTCCCAGATGTAGCCTATCACCTCGACAAATGGAATCGTGGTTTTGATCGTGTCATTAACGAGCAAGGTGCCGACCATCACAGCACCATCACTCGCGTGCGAGCTGGCTTGCAGGCATTGAATGTTGGCATTCCACAAGGATGGCCTGATTACGTGCTGCACCAAATGGTGACGGTGATGCGCGGCGGTGAAGAAGTCAAACTATCAAAACGCGCCGGCAGTTATGTCACGTTACGCGATTTGATTGAAGAGGTTGGCTGTGATGCAACGCGCTATTTCCTAGCCGCGCGTCGTGCCGACTCACAACTGATTTTTGATATTGATTTAGCGCGCGCACAAACAAACGACAATCCTGTTTACTACATCCAATACGCACACGCACGCATTTGCAGCGTGTTGGCTCAATGGGCTGGCGATGCTTCAAGCTTACCGACAGTGGACTTAAGTCCGCTCAATAGCGCGCATGATGCGGCATTGATGCAGCGTCTAAGTGAGTTCCCAGAGGTGGTCGAAAATTCAGCCACTGACTTAGCACCACACACCATTGCGAATTATCTGAAAGATCTAGCGAGTGACTTACACAGTTTCTACAATGAGCATAAAATCTTAGTTGAAGACGAAACGACAAAATTAGCGCGCTTAGCTTTAGTGAGCGCAACGCAACAAGTATTAAGAAATGGCCTGCGATTATTGGGTGTTAGCGCACCCAATAAAATGTAA
- a CDS encoding SPOR domain-containing protein, with translation MSKDYKPAPPKAEQKPNPFLNGLIVGLLIGVGIAVAFTVYLKGGESPFSTKNGPAMIPESGNPVETGKEAKVDEAPPKDRFEYYNILPGNEAKVTEQEIKQLESNAQAKETYFLQVGAFKTEQEADNVKAKLALLGLEAIIQTATSPEKGVLHRVRVGPFSDPSQLTKTRGDLVENGFKPDLIKVNTTSPQ, from the coding sequence ATGAGTAAAGACTACAAACCAGCCCCACCTAAAGCTGAGCAAAAGCCAAATCCATTCCTCAATGGATTGATCGTTGGCTTACTCATCGGCGTTGGGATTGCAGTAGCCTTCACTGTTTATCTTAAAGGCGGGGAAAGTCCTTTTAGTACTAAAAACGGACCCGCAATGATCCCTGAGTCCGGCAACCCAGTAGAGACTGGAAAGGAAGCCAAAGTGGATGAGGCGCCTCCCAAAGACCGCTTTGAGTACTACAATATTTTGCCCGGCAATGAGGCCAAGGTTACCGAGCAAGAAATTAAACAGTTGGAAAGTAATGCCCAAGCAAAAGAAACCTACTTTCTTCAAGTGGGCGCATTTAAGACTGAGCAAGAGGCTGATAATGTAAAAGCAAAATTAGCGCTACTCGGTTTAGAGGCAATTATTCAAACTGCCACTAGCCCAGAAAAGGGCGTTTTGCACCGCGTGCGCGTTGGACCATTTTCAGATCCATCACAACTCACTAAAACAAGAGGGGATTTGGTCGAAAACGGCTTTAAGCCAGACCTCATCAAAGTGAACACGACATCCCCGCAGTAA
- a CDS encoding thiol:disulfide interchange protein DsbA/DsbL has product MKKLLAALMLIASTTVMADAPQNGTEFTQTAQIIPSDSPSKIEVTELFWYGCPHCFVLEPQLAAWVKTLPKDVTFKRVPGLPRPDWAPMAKAFYAMEALGLSDKLHTKLFEALHKQKAFLPNDEKATIDWIKKESGLDRKKVETEFNSFSLNTKLNQAAQVFRASGATGVPSLIIDGRYITSVTMAGGNQEVLNVANYIIENVRKDKAAKK; this is encoded by the coding sequence ATGAAAAAACTACTCGCCGCACTCATGTTAATTGCTTCGACAACGGTGATGGCAGATGCCCCACAAAATGGGACCGAGTTTACACAAACCGCTCAAATCATTCCTTCAGATAGTCCATCTAAAATCGAAGTTACAGAATTGTTTTGGTATGGCTGCCCACATTGCTTTGTGCTCGAGCCTCAGCTTGCTGCGTGGGTCAAAACACTTCCTAAAGACGTTACTTTCAAACGCGTTCCTGGCTTACCACGTCCTGATTGGGCGCCAATGGCTAAAGCTTTCTATGCCATGGAAGCGCTGGGTTTATCAGATAAGTTACACACCAAACTTTTTGAAGCATTGCATAAACAAAAAGCATTTTTACCTAATGATGAAAAAGCAACGATTGATTGGATTAAAAAAGAAAGCGGTCTAGACCGTAAAAAAGTTGAAACTGAATTCAACTCCTTTTCACTCAATACCAAATTAAATCAAGCCGCTCAAGTTTTCCGTGCTTCTGGCGCAACCGGTGTACCTTCTCTCATTATTGATGGTCGATATATCACTTCAGTCACGATGGCTGGTGGCAATCAAGAAGTACTCAACGTTGCTAACTACATCATCGAAAACGTTAGAAAAGATAAAGCGGCTAAAAAATAA
- a CDS encoding SDR family oxidoreductase yields the protein MSQLKIFITGASSGIGQALAEHYAKEGAILGLAARRADLLTSLQNSLPTETCIYTLDVRDAEALDKAAHDFMARFGVPDIVIANAGVSAGTLTENRDDILTFKGIIDINLLGMVHTFQPFIHAMKQAKKGSLVGIASVAGVRGLPGAGAYSASKAAVITYLESLRVELSLDDIHVTTIAPGYIKTPMTDINQYSMPFLMAPERAALKFAKAIAGKKRFVVIPWQMGCLARLMRFLPPWLWDLIMRNAPRKAHANWDWL from the coding sequence GTGTCTCAGCTTAAGATTTTTATTACTGGCGCCTCCAGTGGCATCGGGCAAGCACTTGCCGAACACTATGCCAAAGAAGGCGCCATCCTTGGCTTAGCAGCACGACGAGCAGACCTCCTCACATCTCTTCAAAATTCATTACCCACAGAAACTTGTATTTACACGCTTGATGTACGAGATGCAGAAGCGTTAGACAAGGCTGCTCATGATTTTATGGCACGCTTTGGTGTCCCTGATATTGTGATTGCTAATGCTGGGGTCAGTGCGGGAACACTGACCGAAAATAGGGATGACATCCTGACATTTAAAGGCATTATCGACATTAATCTCTTAGGCATGGTGCATACTTTTCAGCCTTTTATTCATGCGATGAAACAGGCTAAAAAAGGCAGTTTAGTTGGTATTGCAAGCGTCGCTGGGGTGAGAGGACTGCCCGGTGCAGGTGCATACAGTGCATCCAAAGCCGCTGTCATTACCTACCTAGAAAGCCTGCGAGTTGAGTTAAGCTTAGATGACATTCATGTCACAACGATTGCACCAGGCTATATTAAAACCCCGATGACAGACATCAACCAATATTCCATGCCATTTTTAATGGCACCAGAGCGCGCAGCATTGAAATTTGCAAAGGCTATTGCAGGGAAAAAACGCTTCGTCGTAATTCCTTGGCAAATGGGCTGCTTAGCTAGGTTGATGAGATTTCTTCCGCCTTGGTTATGGGATTTAATCATGCGTAACGCGCCCCGAAAAGCACATGCTAATTGGGACTGGCTCTGA
- a CDS encoding trimeric intracellular cation channel family protein — protein MRKRMDLVGLCIVSGVSAFGGGTLRDILLDRRPFFWVSHSAWLWVLILTCILAMFFMRERHLTFTEKAIQIPDALGLGLFTALGTQIALDLNMPAIVAALMGVMTAVFGGVLRDICCNEIPKAFNDHQPYALLAFLDAWIVISLSAMGLQEWFVLSLAASITTILRGLAIQFKWQLPHHSHIKKN, from the coding sequence ATGAGAAAAAGAATGGACCTCGTTGGTCTTTGTATTGTGAGTGGCGTCTCTGCTTTTGGTGGCGGAACGTTAAGAGACATTCTGCTTGATCGACGCCCATTTTTTTGGGTAAGCCATTCTGCTTGGTTGTGGGTACTAATATTGACTTGTATTCTTGCCATGTTTTTTATGCGGGAACGTCATCTCACGTTCACAGAGAAAGCGATTCAAATTCCTGACGCATTAGGTCTTGGCCTGTTTACTGCACTGGGCACACAAATCGCGTTGGATTTAAATATGCCGGCAATCGTCGCAGCCCTAATGGGCGTGATGACCGCAGTATTTGGGGGAGTGCTTCGTGATATTTGTTGTAACGAGATTCCCAAAGCATTTAATGACCATCAGCCATATGCACTCCTGGCATTCCTTGACGCTTGGATAGTGATCAGCTTAAGTGCAATGGGCTTACAAGAGTGGTTTGTTTTAAGCTTGGCAGCGAGTATCACTACCATACTCAGGGGCCTTGCTATCCAGTTCAAATGGCAACTGCCTCACCACAGTCATATCAAAAAAAACTAG
- a CDS encoding sulfatase-like hydrolase/transferase, whose translation MLTRIQQIHNRHRHQVRALLRFLTYLLAFFLTAIAYWIADNFGEPSLEQVLYHAQFGMDGLVDTDTALIKSFLTWCIALPAGLSLLLVLIESSIALFLTHGSTHWLTSPARAANIHVVKVFYWFINHRAPLYVLIASATYFCVQFSVTAFVHNQFGKDYFAAHYVYPAKVKVDVIRPKNLVLIYVESMEDTYKDPKMFGKNLLASLDHLNGISFSHYKQAPGTGWTIAGITSTQCGLPLKSVSLYDGNDQGENIKSFLPNAVCLGDILHNAGYYNVYMGGDALAFSGKGKFFQDHHYDEVLGREELKGRHTKKDMNFWGLYDDDLLVLVKAKLIALHAQNKPFNLTFTTIDTHGPDGHYSKYCKAHGIKDFNGIVECSSNQVAELVQFMRHNHYFRDTNVVILGDHLAMENPVYEKLEKVKVRHIFNEFISTKPIIKNREDVLHFDMYPTILEFVGFKIEGGKLGLGYTAISKQAELPPANEYEEMNEDLLNQSDQYLELWKQRKVNP comes from the coding sequence ATGCTAACGCGCATTCAGCAAATCCATAATCGACATCGTCATCAGGTAAGAGCGCTACTTCGATTTCTCACCTATTTGTTGGCTTTTTTCTTAACAGCCATCGCCTATTGGATTGCCGACAATTTTGGCGAGCCATCATTAGAGCAAGTCCTCTACCATGCGCAGTTTGGAATGGATGGTTTGGTTGATACTGACACGGCTTTAATCAAGAGTTTCTTAACTTGGTGCATTGCTTTGCCAGCAGGATTATCTTTACTGCTGGTATTGATTGAGTCGTCCATCGCGTTGTTTCTTACCCATGGATCCACGCATTGGCTTACTAGTCCAGCACGCGCCGCCAATATTCATGTTGTTAAAGTTTTTTATTGGTTCATCAATCATCGAGCGCCGCTCTATGTCTTAATTGCATCCGCAACCTACTTTTGTGTGCAATTTTCGGTGACGGCCTTTGTACACAACCAATTTGGTAAAGATTACTTTGCTGCACATTATGTATATCCAGCAAAGGTAAAGGTTGACGTGATTAGGCCCAAAAACTTGGTGCTTATCTATGTTGAAAGTATGGAAGATACTTATAAAGATCCGAAAATGTTTGGGAAGAACTTACTTGCAAGTCTAGATCATTTAAATGGAATCAGTTTTAGTCACTACAAACAGGCGCCAGGCACGGGTTGGACAATTGCAGGAATCACTTCAACGCAGTGCGGATTGCCGCTTAAAAGTGTGAGTTTGTATGATGGTAACGATCAGGGCGAAAACATTAAATCGTTTTTACCAAACGCTGTTTGTTTGGGGGATATTTTGCATAACGCTGGTTATTACAATGTTTACATGGGCGGTGACGCCCTCGCCTTTTCGGGAAAAGGAAAATTTTTTCAAGATCATCACTATGACGAAGTCTTGGGACGAGAGGAGTTAAAAGGGCGTCATACGAAAAAAGACATGAATTTCTGGGGGCTATATGATGATGATTTACTCGTCCTCGTCAAAGCAAAATTGATTGCGCTCCACGCACAAAACAAACCCTTCAATTTGACATTTACAACAATCGATACCCATGGTCCAGATGGCCATTATTCAAAGTATTGTAAAGCGCACGGTATCAAGGACTTTAATGGCATTGTGGAATGCTCATCAAATCAGGTTGCTGAGCTTGTTCAGTTTATGCGGCACAATCATTACTTTAGGGACACTAATGTAGTGATTTTGGGCGACCATTTAGCCATGGAAAATCCAGTGTATGAAAAGCTAGAAAAAGTAAAGGTGCGCCATATTTTTAACGAATTTATTTCCACGAAACCCATTATTAAAAATCGTGAAGATGTCTTACATTTTGATATGTATCCCACTATTTTGGAGTTTGTGGGATTTAAAATTGAAGGTGGCAAATTAGGATTAGGATACACCGCCATTAGCAAACAAGCGGAATTGCCGCCAGCTAATGAATATGAAGAAATGAATGAGGATCTGTTGAATCAATCGGACCAGTACTTAGAATTGTGGAAACAACGCAAAGTAAACCCTTGA
- the glmS gene encoding glutamine--fructose-6-phosphate transaminase (isomerizing): MCGIVGAIANRNIVSTLIEGLSRLEYRGYDSAGIAVLNGPSIERVRAVGRVAAMTDKANEVKLSGELGIGHTRWATHGGVTESNAHPHVSNGEIAVVHNGIIENHDEQRDRLAKLGYLFESQTDTEVIAHLIHYYHNQGLGLLAATQKAVAELTGAFAISVISVKEPNSMITARFGCPLLVGLGDGENFIASDVSAVLSVTRKVMYLEDGDVAEIRRDGVTVFGADGKTVTRKVHMSDVSLASMELGPYSHFMQKEIHEQPRALTDTIEALIDDNKFSSALFGDGAEEIFNQVDSILILAAGTSYYAALTAKYWIEDIAKLPTSVEIASEYRYRQSVPNPNQLIVTISQSGETLDTMEALKHAKSLGQNLTLAICNVQESAIPRASALVFYTRAGAEIGVASTKAFTTQLVALFTLAATLAKQRGLLQKTQEQQYLNALRQLAVSVQHALNLEPQIREWAKAFANKHHALFLGRGIHYPIALEGALKLKEISYIHAEAYPAGELKHGPLALVDSDMPIVVIAPNDALLEKVKSNMQEVAARGGQLFVFADADSHFAESEGVHVIRTPRHVGVLSPILHTIPVQMLAYHAALLKGTDVDKPRNLAKSVTVE; the protein is encoded by the coding sequence ATGTGTGGCATTGTCGGCGCTATTGCAAATAGAAACATTGTTTCAACCCTGATTGAAGGCTTAAGTCGTCTCGAGTATCGCGGCTACGATTCAGCTGGTATTGCGGTGCTAAATGGACCTTCTATCGAGCGCGTGCGCGCGGTTGGACGTGTTGCTGCAATGACTGATAAAGCGAATGAGGTGAAGCTCAGTGGCGAGCTTGGGATTGGACACACGCGCTGGGCAACCCACGGTGGGGTTACAGAAAGTAACGCCCATCCACACGTATCAAATGGTGAAATTGCCGTTGTGCATAATGGCATTATTGAAAATCACGATGAGCAGCGCGACCGTCTCGCAAAATTGGGTTATTTGTTTGAGTCACAGACGGATACAGAGGTCATCGCCCATCTTATTCACTATTATCACAACCAAGGCCTAGGTTTGCTTGCTGCCACTCAAAAGGCGGTGGCGGAATTAACAGGTGCTTTTGCGATTAGTGTCATTTCAGTGAAAGAGCCTAACTCAATGATCACAGCGCGATTTGGCTGCCCATTGCTGGTTGGTTTGGGTGACGGTGAAAACTTCATTGCTTCCGACGTCTCAGCAGTGTTGTCAGTCACGCGCAAAGTTATGTATTTGGAAGATGGCGATGTAGCTGAAATTCGTCGCGACGGCGTGACCGTATTTGGCGCGGATGGTAAGACCGTCACCCGTAAGGTGCACATGAGTGATGTGTCTTTAGCATCAATGGAGCTTGGTCCTTATTCGCACTTCATGCAAAAAGAAATCCATGAGCAGCCACGCGCATTAACAGACACCATTGAAGCCTTAATTGATGACAACAAGTTCTCCTCTGCGCTTTTTGGCGATGGGGCAGAAGAGATTTTTAATCAGGTGGACAGCATTCTGATCTTGGCTGCGGGTACTAGCTACTACGCAGCACTGACCGCGAAGTACTGGATTGAAGATATTGCGAAGCTACCAACGAGTGTAGAAATCGCGAGTGAATACCGTTATCGCCAGTCCGTCCCAAATCCTAATCAGTTAATTGTGACCATTTCACAATCCGGTGAAACACTAGATACGATGGAAGCGTTAAAGCACGCTAAGTCATTAGGCCAAAATCTAACACTGGCCATTTGTAATGTGCAAGAGAGTGCTATCCCTCGTGCTTCAGCCCTCGTTTTTTATACCCGCGCAGGTGCTGAAATTGGCGTGGCATCAACCAAAGCATTTACAACACAATTAGTCGCTTTATTCACGCTAGCCGCGACGCTTGCAAAGCAACGTGGTTTGCTTCAGAAGACGCAAGAGCAGCAGTATCTCAATGCACTTCGTCAGCTGGCGGTGAGCGTACAACACGCACTCAACTTAGAGCCACAAATTCGAGAATGGGCAAAAGCGTTTGCTAATAAACACCATGCGTTATTCTTGGGTCGGGGTATCCATTATCCGATTGCGCTAGAAGGCGCATTAAAGCTCAAAGAGATTAGTTACATTCATGCCGAGGCTTACCCTGCCGGAGAGCTAAAACATGGCCCATTGGCGCTTGTAGATAGCGACATGCCTATCGTTGTGATTGCTCCGAATGATGCGTTGCTCGAGAAGGTGAAGTCTAATATGCAAGAAGTCGCGGCACGTGGTGGTCAGTTGTTTGTGTTTGCGGATGCTGACAGTCACTTTGCTGAAAGTGAGGGGGTTCACGTGATTCGTACCCCACGCCATGTGGGTGTGCTTTCTCCAATTTTACATACGATCCCAGTGCAAATGCTGGCATATCATGCGGCCTTGCTTAAAGGCACGGATGTAGACAAGCCTCGCAACTTAGCAAAATCAGTGACTGTTGAATAA